Sequence from the Rhodococcus pseudokoreensis genome:
ATCAAGAAACTGTCACGGATCTTCTCCAACCCGAAAATGCCCTCGATCAACGACTACTACGAACCCTGGACCTACGACTACGAAAACCTCACCACGGCCCCGCAGGGCGACAATATTCCCGTGGCACCGCCGCGCAGCCTGATCAGCGGCAAACCGATGAAGGTGGAGTGGTCCGCCAACTGGGACGACGACCTCGGTGGCTCCCCCGAGATCGTGCCCGACGATGCGATCCTGCAGAAGGTCAGCGAGAAGATCACACTGCAGCTCGAAGAGACGTTCATGTTCTACCTTCCCCGCATCTGTGAACACTGCCTGAACCCGTCCTGTGCGGCGTCGTGCCCATCCGGCGCAATATACAAACGGTCCGAAGACGGAATCGTGCTGGTCGATCAGGACAAGTGCCGCGGCTGGCGCATGTGTGTGTCCGGATGCCCCTACAAGAAGGTGTATTTCAATCACAAGACCGGCAAGGCCGAAAAATGCACGTTTTGCTATCCGCGTGTCGAGGTCGGGCTTCCGACGGTGTGCGCCGAGACCTGTGTGGGGCGGCTTCGGTATATCGGTCTGATCCTCTACGACGTGGACCGGGTGCTCGCGGCGGCGTCTGTCGAGAAGGACACCGACCTGTACGACGCCCATCTCGACGTCATCTTGGACCCGAACGACCCCGAGGTGGTCGCGGGCGCCCGGGCCGAGGGCATCTCCGATGAGTGGATCGACGCTGCGCAGCGTTCCCCGATCCATTCGCTCATCAAGGACTACCGGGTGGCGCTGCCGCTGCATCCGGAGTACCGGACGATGCCGATGGTGTGGTACGTGCCACCGTTGTCGCCCATCGTGGACGCCGTGGCCCGCGACGGACACGACGGCGAGGACGTGGGGAATCTGTTCGGGGCGTTGGAATCGCTCCGCATCCCCATCGAGTACCTGGCCGAGTTGTTCACCGCCGGTGACACCGACGTCGTCCACGGTGTGCTCAAGCGTCTGGCTGCGATGCGCTCGTACATGCGTGACATCAACCTCGGTCGTGCACCGCAACCGCACATTCCCCAGGCCGTCGGGATGAGCGAGGAGCAGATGTACGAGATGTATCGGCTGTTGGCGTTGGCGAAATACGACGACCGGTACGTGATTCCTTCGGCCTACGCCACGGAGGGGCACAAGCTCGAAGAAACGGCAACGGAGTGCTCGCTGGACTTCGACGGCGGACCGGGCATGTACGAGTCGGGCCCGTTCGGCGAGGCAAGCGGTGGACCGGTTCCGGTTGCCGTCGAAACCTTCCACGCCTTGAAGGAGCGGCAAAGCACCGAGAAGATGTCTGCGAACTCTCGGCACCCGTCGCGGGTGAATCTGTTGAACTGGGACGGCAAGGGCACACCGGACGGCATGTTCCCCGGCAGTGAGGGCCCACGATGAAACTTCTGGGTCGGCAACATGATCGGCGTCGAGGGGGCCGTGTACGCGACCGGTTGGTGTGGCAGGCGTCGTCCCTGCTCCTGGCCTATCCAGACGACGGGCACACCCGACGCCTCGATACCGTCGAACAGCTTCTAGCACTCATGGCGTCGGGTGCGCGCGACACACTCGATGCGACGTATCGGTTTCTGCGCGATACGGACCCCCACACGGCGGCGGAAGTGTATGTCGATACTTTCGATCTGCGCCGCAGGACCACGCTGTACCTGACCTACTGGACTTCCGGCGATACCCGAAACCGCGGCAACGACATCCTGCGGTTCGCTCACACCTACCGGTCCGCCGGAGTGCAACCACCAGGCGATGAGTCGCCGGACCATCTGGCGGTGCTCCTCGAGTTCGCGGCCACTGTCGACCCCGCAGCCGGGATGGAGCTGATGAGGTTGCACCGCGTCCCCATCGGGCTGCTGCACGAAGCCCTGACGGCGGCCCGCTCGCCGTACGGACACGTACTCGACGCGGTCTGCGACACCCTGCCCATGCCCACCGGCCACGATGAAAAGCGAGCGCGGGACCTGGCGCTGGCGGGCCCCCCGGTCGAGGCGGTCGGGTTGCAGACCTTCACCCTGACAGTGCCGCCGCGGCGTGAAGGAGCTGGCTGAATGTCTGCGGGAGAAATCTTCTGGGACATCGTCCCCTACGTGGTGCTGGCCATCGTGGCGGTCGGCACGTGGTGGCGGTATCGCTACGACAAATTCGGCTGGACCACGCGATCCTCGCAGCTCTACGAAAGCCGGCTTTTGAGGATTGGCAGCCCTCTGTTCCACTTCGGCATTCTAGTGGTCATTGTCGGCCATATCATCGGGTTGGTGATCCCGCAGTCCTGGACCGATGCGATCGGGCTGAGCGAACACGACTACCACGTGCAGGCCCTGGTACTGGGTGGAGTTGCGGGCGTAGCGACGCTGGTGGGTGCCGGATTGCTGGTGTACCGCCGACGCACGCGTGGGCCGGTGTTCATGGCGACGACGTGGAACGACAAACTGATGTACCTGGTGCTGCTCTCCGCAATCGTTGCCGGTCTTACGACCACCGTCTTGGGCACCGGGATCGCCGGTGAGGCAGGCAACTACCGTGAAACGGTCTCCCCGTGGTTCCGGTCGATCTGGATTCTGCACCCGCGTGGAGACCTGATGGTGCAAGCGTCGATTCAATATCAAATCCACGTCCTGATCGGCCTTGCGTTGTTTGCGCTCTGGCCATTCACCCGTCTTGTGCACGCGTTCAGCGCCCCGGTGGCGTATCTGTTCCGGCCGTACATCGTGTATCGCAGCAGAGACACAGCCGCGACAGGTGAACTGATCGGATCGCAACCGCACCGACGCGGATGGTGACGTGGCACCCCACCAGGACTTCGAAAGCCGGAATGAACGTCCTCGAAGCCGGCATAACACTCCTATCAATTGCCCTCGTCCCTATGGGGAGTCCGGCCTCAGGGAGAGTGAGATTGACCCCGTGACGGTGTCCGGGCAACCCATCAGGCTCGATGCATCGGGTCCGATACGGCTAGTCGGAAAGCAATTTGGGCTCCCTGAGATGATCTCCGATCTCGGTCGCATCCAGCTTCGCCATCAGCTTCTTGCGCAGCAACCGCGGCCGGGCTGCCCCAGATCCTGTCCGTCGCGGGAGTTTGTTGCTCGTTGTGGCCCGCAGTGCGTGAACGTCATAGGGGGAGTTGAACACTGCGGGGACTCCGCGTTCGCTGCCGAGCAGTTGATATGCCGCCTTCATGGTGCGTCCGACGTACTCGGTGGTGAAGATGCACTCACGTGTTGTCTCGGCGAACTGACCGATGAAGGCGAAGTTCACCGCGCCCTCGGGTACGACATCTGGCCGGCACCGGCCTGGCGTGGCATGAAGTACGAGGTCACTGTAGGGCATCCTCACGCGCTTCGCGGTGTGCGCAGCGAGCTCGGAGAGCTCGGAGAACTCGTCGACCGGGACACCCAGTGGGTAGACCAATTGTTGGGTGATCTCCTCGCCTGTGCACCCGC
This genomic interval carries:
- the narI gene encoding respiratory nitrate reductase subunit gamma gives rise to the protein MSAGEIFWDIVPYVVLAIVAVGTWWRYRYDKFGWTTRSSQLYESRLLRIGSPLFHFGILVVIVGHIIGLVIPQSWTDAIGLSEHDYHVQALVLGGVAGVATLVGAGLLVYRRRTRGPVFMATTWNDKLMYLVLLSAIVAGLTTTVLGTGIAGEAGNYRETVSPWFRSIWILHPRGDLMVQASIQYQIHVLIGLALFALWPFTRLVHAFSAPVAYLFRPYIVYRSRDTAATGELIGSQPHRRGW
- the narJ gene encoding nitrate reductase molybdenum cofactor assembly chaperone, with the protein product MKLLGRQHDRRRGGRVRDRLVWQASSLLLAYPDDGHTRRLDTVEQLLALMASGARDTLDATYRFLRDTDPHTAAEVYVDTFDLRRRTTLYLTYWTSGDTRNRGNDILRFAHTYRSAGVQPPGDESPDHLAVLLEFAATVDPAAGMELMRLHRVPIGLLHEALTAARSPYGHVLDAVCDTLPMPTGHDEKRARDLALAGPPVEAVGLQTFTLTVPPRREGAG
- the narH gene encoding nitrate reductase subunit beta, with protein sequence MRVMAQLAMVMNLDKCIGCHTCSVTCKQAWTNRSGTEYVWFNNVETRPGQGYPRTYEDQEKWNGGWVRDKKGRLRLRDGGRIKKLSRIFSNPKMPSINDYYEPWTYDYENLTTAPQGDNIPVAPPRSLISGKPMKVEWSANWDDDLGGSPEIVPDDAILQKVSEKITLQLEETFMFYLPRICEHCLNPSCAASCPSGAIYKRSEDGIVLVDQDKCRGWRMCVSGCPYKKVYFNHKTGKAEKCTFCYPRVEVGLPTVCAETCVGRLRYIGLILYDVDRVLAAASVEKDTDLYDAHLDVILDPNDPEVVAGARAEGISDEWIDAAQRSPIHSLIKDYRVALPLHPEYRTMPMVWYVPPLSPIVDAVARDGHDGEDVGNLFGALESLRIPIEYLAELFTAGDTDVVHGVLKRLAAMRSYMRDINLGRAPQPHIPQAVGMSEEQMYEMYRLLALAKYDDRYVIPSAYATEGHKLEETATECSLDFDGGPGMYESGPFGEASGGPVPVAVETFHALKERQSTEKMSANSRHPSRVNLLNWDGKGTPDGMFPGSEGPR
- a CDS encoding oleate hydratase, with the translated sequence MSGSTRCHGRAGDYVNTPLRGCTGEEITQQLVYPLGVPVDEFSELSELAAHTAKRVRMPYSDLVLHATPGRCRPDVVPEGAVNFAFIGQFAETTRECIFTTEYVGRTMKAAYQLLGSERGVPAVFNSPYDVHALRATTSNKLPRRTGSGAARPRLLRKKLMAKLDATEIGDHLREPKLLSD